The following are from one region of the Paenibacillus sabinae T27 genome:
- a CDS encoding sucrose-specific PTS transporter subunit IIBC produces MTNHKFERASQQILAAVGGSENIISAAHCATRLRLVLKDESTVKTDELSNIDMVKGHFSNGGQYQIIIGAGTVNEVYHAFVELAGIKESSKEDVKKEADNKMNVVQRLVKLLSDVFVPIIPALVAAGLLMGINNVLTSSGLFFKDRSLVDVYPNITDLANMINVFANAAFVFLPILIGFSATKMFGGNPYLGAVMGMIMVHPDLLNAYGYGQAILNNKVPVWNVFGFEIEKVGYQGTVFPVLAASFILARIEKNLRKIVPSFLDNLLTPLLTVFITSILTFTVVGGIMRSAGNLLADGMVWLYDTLGFFGGAVFGLILSPLTLTGMHHSLLPIDIQLIAAGGSFLLALVSCNNVAQGGATFAAMLLTKDKKMKSIAVSSGISALLGITEPAMFGVNLKMKYPFYAAMIGSAFGCAFVAFNHILNAAPGPAGLIGFVSIQAGSVLNFLVAILISFVSGFVITIILSKSKKLNVELKRVNKIAS; encoded by the coding sequence ATGACTAACCACAAATTCGAACGAGCTTCACAGCAAATTCTAGCTGCCGTTGGCGGATCGGAGAACATTATCAGTGCTGCGCATTGCGCGACCCGCCTTCGGTTGGTGTTAAAAGACGAATCCACTGTCAAAACAGATGAATTATCAAATATTGATATGGTTAAAGGCCACTTCAGCAATGGAGGACAATATCAGATTATTATCGGTGCTGGTACGGTCAATGAAGTGTACCACGCTTTTGTTGAATTAGCAGGTATTAAAGAATCTAGTAAAGAGGACGTTAAAAAAGAAGCCGACAATAAAATGAATGTGGTCCAAAGGCTGGTGAAATTGTTGTCCGACGTATTTGTCCCGATTATTCCGGCACTGGTAGCCGCCGGTTTATTGATGGGTATCAACAACGTTTTAACCTCCAGCGGATTATTTTTCAAAGACAGGTCTTTAGTTGATGTGTACCCGAACATAACCGATCTTGCGAACATGATCAATGTGTTTGCTAATGCAGCGTTTGTGTTCCTGCCGATATTAATAGGATTCTCCGCAACAAAAATGTTCGGAGGAAACCCTTATTTAGGAGCTGTCATGGGAATGATCATGGTGCACCCGGATCTTTTAAATGCATATGGATACGGGCAAGCTATTTTGAATAATAAAGTGCCGGTATGGAATGTTTTTGGATTTGAAATTGAAAAAGTGGGCTACCAAGGAACCGTGTTTCCTGTTTTAGCTGCTTCATTTATCCTAGCGCGAATCGAGAAAAATTTACGTAAAATCGTTCCGTCTTTTCTTGATAACTTATTAACTCCGTTGTTAACGGTATTTATCACAAGCATTCTTACGTTCACTGTAGTTGGCGGAATAATGAGATCCGCCGGGAATCTTTTGGCTGATGGAATGGTTTGGCTGTATGATACACTTGGTTTCTTTGGTGGAGCCGTTTTTGGGTTGATTTTATCTCCTTTGACATTAACGGGTATGCACCATAGTCTTCTTCCGATTGACATTCAGTTAATTGCTGCTGGCGGTTCGTTTTTACTGGCACTTGTTTCATGCAATAATGTTGCCCAGGGAGGCGCGACATTTGCGGCCATGCTGCTGACAAAAGACAAAAAAATGAAAAGCATTGCGGTTTCTTCCGGAATTTCCGCCCTGCTTGGCATTACGGAACCCGCGATGTTTGGCGTTAACCTGAAAATGAAATATCCGTTTTATGCCGCTATGATCGGTTCAGCTTTTGGATGCGCCTTTGTAGCATTCAATCACATTTTAAACGCAGCCCCCGGACCAGCTGGACTGATAGGGTTTGTCAGTATTCAAGCTGGCAGTGTGCTGAACTTTTTAGTTGCCATCTTGATTTCTTTTGTATCGGGATTTGTAATAACGATCATTTTGTCAAAATCAAAAAAACTGAATGTAGAATTAAAGCGGGTGAATAAAATCGCTTCCTAA
- a CDS encoding MFS transporter, with amino-acid sequence MRAYIYSAIIAFGLFSIVNTEFGVIGTFIQITEKYQISASQTGMLVSLFALSIAIFGPFMTLLFSGFNKKRIMASVLGLFAIANLLSAAAPNFSVLLIVRILPAFLHPVYFSLAFVAAASFFPSGQKSKATAYVFTGGTVGMVLGVPFTSFIADQFSLEASFLFSAALNLIALIGLLIWVPSMPVTAKLSYRQQLGVLAKPQLWLNIATVCLTISAMFAVFSYFAEYLGQITKMSGKLISTMLILFGASGVLGNLEAGRLLSKHVVKTTLLYPAVLAVTYLIVFWGGSYFIPMMIIVVVWGFIHTGGFIINQNWLASEASEAPEFANSLFVSFSNLGIAIGTASGGQFLLHMGTHQIIWGGLMFLALAVTLMLAKIKWYGIRSI; translated from the coding sequence ATGAGAGCTTATATCTATTCTGCCATTATCGCGTTCGGACTGTTCAGCATCGTCAACACTGAATTTGGCGTCATCGGCACGTTTATACAAATTACAGAAAAATACCAAATCAGCGCTTCGCAGACGGGTATGCTGGTAAGCCTGTTTGCGCTCTCGATTGCGATATTTGGCCCGTTCATGACGCTGCTGTTCTCAGGGTTTAACAAAAAACGGATCATGGCGTCCGTGCTTGGCCTTTTTGCCATCGCCAATCTTCTGTCGGCAGCCGCTCCAAACTTTTCCGTTCTGCTGATCGTCCGCATCCTGCCCGCTTTTCTTCATCCGGTCTATTTCTCGCTGGCTTTCGTAGCTGCGGCTAGTTTTTTCCCGAGCGGACAAAAAAGTAAAGCGACAGCCTACGTTTTTACCGGAGGTACGGTCGGAATGGTTCTTGGTGTCCCGTTCACCTCTTTTATCGCGGATCAATTTTCGCTTGAAGCCTCCTTTTTGTTCTCGGCCGCGCTGAATCTGATCGCGTTAATCGGTCTGCTCATCTGGGTTCCAAGCATGCCGGTAACCGCCAAATTATCTTATAGGCAGCAGCTCGGAGTACTGGCAAAACCCCAGCTATGGCTGAACATTGCCACCGTCTGCTTGACCATTTCCGCGATGTTTGCCGTATTCAGCTATTTTGCGGAATATCTCGGACAAATTACAAAGATGAGCGGGAAATTAATAAGCACCATGCTGATTCTGTTTGGGGCAAGCGGTGTTCTGGGAAATTTGGAGGCAGGGCGATTGCTTAGCAAACACGTTGTCAAAACGACCCTTCTGTATCCTGCTGTATTGGCCGTCACGTATCTGATCGTATTCTGGGGCGGAAGTTACTTCATTCCAATGATGATCATCGTGGTTGTATGGGGATTCATTCATACCGGGGGTTTTATTATCAATCAGAACTGGTTGGCCTCCGAAGCATCTGAAGCGCCTGAGTTCGCCAACAGCCTGTTCGTCTCTTTCTCGAATTTGGGCATTGCGATCGGCACCGCTTCAGGAGGCCAGTTCTTATTGCATATGGGCACACACCAGATCATCTGGGGCGGTTTAATGTTTCTGGCGCTTGCGGTCACCCTGATGCTTGCCAAAATAAAATGGTATGGCATCCGCAGCATTTAA
- a CDS encoding NADPH-dependent F420 reductase translates to MSIGIIGAGEIGQAFAKHVVKAGYEVLLSNSRGPESLAPLVAKLGGKSKAVTVKEAAAADIVFIALPWKHLKEAVSDLPEWNGRIVIDAMNPIITPEFIVADLGGKTSSEVVSELVPGARVVKGFNTLTPAVLGSDPQIVGRRVIFISGDDAAAKAEVARINDKIGFATVDLGGLAEGGKLHQFPGGPFPTLNLIKLP, encoded by the coding sequence ATGTCTATTGGAATTATTGGCGCAGGTGAAATCGGGCAAGCCTTTGCCAAACATGTCGTGAAAGCAGGTTATGAGGTGCTCCTGAGCAACAGCCGCGGACCGGAATCGCTTGCTCCGCTCGTCGCCAAACTCGGGGGCAAGAGCAAAGCGGTTACTGTTAAAGAAGCTGCAGCAGCTGATATCGTGTTTATTGCCCTGCCATGGAAACATCTAAAAGAAGCAGTTTCCGATTTGCCTGAATGGAACGGACGCATCGTGATCGACGCCATGAACCCGATTATTACTCCCGAATTCATCGTGGCTGATCTTGGTGGTAAAACGTCGAGCGAGGTGGTTTCGGAGCTCGTTCCCGGCGCAAGGGTGGTCAAAGGATTCAATACGCTAACTCCCGCTGTTCTGGGCTCCGATCCGCAAATTGTTGGCCGCCGCGTCATCTTCATATCCGGCGATGATGCCGCAGCAAAGGCGGAAGTTGCCCGCATAAACGACAAAATCGGATTCGCCACCGTTGATCTTGGCGGTCTTGCCGAAGGCGGCAAATTGCATCAGTTCCCGGGAGGCCCCTTCCCTACACTTAATCTGATCAAATTGCCATAA
- a CDS encoding 3-oxoacyl-ACP reductase family protein: protein MTTTNSLSGKVALVTGGSRGIGAAIVKRLANDGATVAFTYASAQQKAEELVKEIEASGGRALALRADSGDADAVKGAVAETEKAFGGIHILVNNAGLANLKPYDQFAIEEFDRMVAVNVRAVFAAVQAAAPQMGEGGRIVNIGSINADFNPFPDNSLYVMSKAAVAGLTRGLARDLAPLGITVNNVQPGPTDTDMNPADGPYAPVVSGMIPVGRYGTGAEIADMVAYLATPGAAFVTGATINVDGGTTV from the coding sequence ATGACAACAACAAATTCGTTATCCGGAAAAGTGGCACTGGTAACCGGAGGGTCCCGAGGCATTGGGGCCGCCATCGTAAAACGGCTTGCAAACGACGGCGCGACGGTAGCTTTCACCTACGCAAGCGCACAGCAAAAAGCGGAAGAATTGGTAAAAGAAATTGAAGCATCCGGCGGGCGCGCACTGGCACTTCGCGCTGACAGCGGAGACGCTGACGCTGTGAAAGGCGCGGTTGCCGAAACGGAAAAAGCTTTCGGCGGCATTCACATTCTGGTTAACAATGCCGGACTCGCAAACCTGAAGCCCTATGATCAATTCGCTATCGAAGAATTCGACCGCATGGTTGCCGTCAACGTCCGCGCCGTGTTCGCGGCGGTACAGGCAGCAGCGCCTCAAATGGGCGAAGGCGGACGCATCGTCAATATCGGCAGCATCAACGCCGACTTCAATCCGTTCCCGGACAACAGCCTCTATGTAATGTCGAAGGCTGCTGTCGCCGGACTTACCCGCGGCCTTGCCCGTGACCTTGCTCCGCTCGGCATTACCGTCAATAACGTGCAGCCCGGACCGACCGACACCGATATGAATCCGGCCGACGGTCCTTACGCCCCGGTTGTCTCGGGCATGATTCCGGTCGGCCGTTACGGTACGGGAGCAGAAATCGCCGACATGGTAGCGTATCTTGCCACTCCGGGAGCCGCTTTTGTGACCGGTGCAACCATTAATGTGGACGGCGGAACTACAGTCTAA
- a CDS encoding TetR/AcrR family transcriptional regulator, whose product MATGRPRTFDNTEALERALQVFWEKGYEGASLSDLTEAMKINRSSLYATFGSKEQLFNQALDLYFEGPPKLTSAAFNEPTARAVVDKLLNVTADSVTNPSTPKGCLTIRGAIACGEDADVIRQELTSRRVGTEMALRHRFEQAKSVGDLPAGSNPAALARYIMTVTEGMSIRAADGSTRDELQDVIDLAMQAWPS is encoded by the coding sequence ATGGCTACAGGACGGCCGCGCACCTTCGATAATACCGAGGCACTGGAGCGTGCGCTTCAGGTGTTTTGGGAAAAAGGTTATGAAGGCGCCTCCCTTTCCGATTTGACCGAAGCGATGAAGATTAACCGGTCAAGTCTCTATGCCACTTTTGGCAGCAAGGAACAACTATTCAACCAGGCGCTTGACCTTTATTTTGAAGGTCCACCGAAGCTGACAAGCGCAGCTTTTAACGAGCCGACAGCCCGCGCCGTTGTTGACAAACTCTTGAATGTTACTGCCGATTCGGTGACAAATCCTTCTACTCCGAAGGGTTGTTTGACCATTCGTGGAGCCATCGCTTGCGGAGAAGACGCGGACGTGATTCGTCAAGAGCTTACATCGCGCCGGGTGGGGACGGAAATGGCTTTGCGCCATCGGTTTGAACAAGCGAAGTCCGTCGGTGACCTGCCAGCTGGCTCTAATCCGGCGGCGCTTGCCCGTTATATCATGACCGTCACCGAAGGCATGTCCATTCGGGCTGCAGATGGCTCAACCCGTGACGAATTACAGGATGTGATTGATCTTGCCATGCAAGCTTGGCCATCGTAA
- a CDS encoding IclR family transcriptional regulator — MNGTQTLSRALDILFALAEAGDTLTVSEIAEKVSIPESSTYRFLQTLEQNGIVERRGRSRIALGLRILDLARSLNLQFQRDLLPLALPIMEELTEKVQETSVLFVRTGNNAVCIQNVKSNSLIQFSIENGRILPLHLGASGKCILAFESDKVAQRIFQTIEDAEDRARLEAELEAARAHQYIITKGEVDPDVFAVAAPITDGHAHAVASLSVAGPSFRCSPEREGVIIEAVKQAAAELSRRMGAAH, encoded by the coding sequence ATGAACGGAACACAAACGCTCAGCCGCGCGCTGGATATTCTGTTCGCCTTGGCGGAAGCCGGCGATACGCTTACGGTCAGCGAGATTGCCGAGAAGGTCTCGATACCGGAGAGCAGCACGTACCGGTTTCTCCAGACGCTGGAGCAGAACGGCATCGTGGAGAGAAGGGGGAGAAGCCGGATCGCGTTGGGGCTGCGGATTCTGGATCTGGCAAGAAGCCTCAACCTGCAGTTTCAGCGGGACCTGCTGCCCCTGGCTCTGCCGATTATGGAGGAGCTGACGGAGAAGGTGCAGGAAACGTCGGTGCTGTTCGTGCGGACCGGCAATAATGCCGTGTGCATCCAGAATGTCAAAAGCAACAGCCTGATCCAGTTCTCCATCGAGAATGGACGGATTCTGCCGCTGCATTTGGGCGCTTCAGGCAAATGTATCCTTGCTTTTGAGAGCGACAAGGTCGCTCAGCGGATTTTTCAGACCATTGAGGATGCAGAGGACAGAGCGCGCCTGGAAGCGGAGCTGGAAGCGGCCCGGGCTCACCAATATATCATCACCAAAGGCGAGGTAGATCCCGATGTATTCGCCGTCGCCGCCCCGATTACGGACGGTCACGCCCATGCGGTAGCCAGTCTGTCCGTGGCCGGTCCAAGCTTCCGCTGCAGCCCGGAGCGGGAAGGGGTAATCATTGAAGCGGTGAAGCAGGCTGCGGCCGAGTTGTCGCGGCGGATGGGGGCTGCACATTAA
- a CDS encoding ABC transporter permease yields MIDQMLEYLSKNHDVYLKAVLTHIGISLAVVTIGILIAVPLGVLCAKFLKLSQPVQGLFNIFRLIPSLAVLVVMMPVLGTGLAPAIFALTLLAFPAILINTSIGFTGINPSVIEAARGMGMSPRRILFTVEFPLAFPMIITGIRTAAVEVIASAALAAYIGAGGLGELIIIGLQVPSTAILLVGGVSVAILSIAADVILAITQKRLTRHLWLN; encoded by the coding sequence TTGATTGATCAGATGCTCGAATATCTGTCCAAGAATCACGACGTCTATCTTAAAGCCGTACTGACGCACATCGGCATCAGTCTTGCGGTTGTAACCATTGGCATATTGATCGCTGTTCCACTCGGGGTACTGTGCGCCAAGTTTTTAAAGCTGTCCCAGCCGGTCCAGGGACTGTTTAACATTTTTCGTCTGATTCCGAGCCTCGCCGTTCTCGTCGTGATGATGCCGGTGCTCGGAACAGGGCTGGCTCCCGCCATATTTGCGTTGACGCTGCTTGCTTTTCCGGCGATTTTAATCAACACGAGCATTGGCTTCACGGGGATCAATCCTTCGGTTATCGAGGCGGCCAGAGGGATGGGGATGAGCCCGCGCAGGATTCTGTTCACGGTTGAATTTCCGCTTGCTTTTCCCATGATTATCACGGGAATAAGAACGGCTGCGGTGGAAGTGATTGCGAGCGCAGCGTTGGCCGCTTATATCGGCGCCGGCGGTCTAGGGGAGCTGATCATCATCGGACTCCAGGTGCCAAGCACAGCTATTTTACTTGTCGGGGGGGTGTCGGTAGCGATCCTGTCCATAGCGGCGGACGTCATTCTTGCCATTACCCAGAAGAGACTTACGAGACATTTGTGGCTGAACTGA
- a CDS encoding glycine betaine ABC transporter substrate-binding protein: MKKSKKSIFTTTLLAIVVLSALLSLAGCSKGSASGPAITVGSKDFTESLVLAEIYAKALEDNGFSVKREFNISGQGPHEALLKGSIDLYPEYTGTALTVILKEPALFDAKEVYDKVAAEYKDKFKLDLLDQANINDSQGLVITKKASDQYGIKTISDLQKNADKIRYASNGSFDQREDGLIGLKKVYGEFNFKSSKVYDDGIKYQVLKNDEADLAVAYTTEGSLVDPQFVVLDDDKHLWPPYYVAPVVRENVIKDSPKVATILNAVSAKLDNPTIIKLNAAVDIDKKEYEEVAGDYFETIKADVKAAADK; encoded by the coding sequence ATGAAAAAATCCAAGAAGTCCATATTCACCACTACGCTACTGGCCATTGTCGTCCTTTCTGCATTGCTCTCGCTCGCCGGCTGCTCCAAGGGAAGCGCAAGCGGCCCGGCCATTACGGTAGGCTCTAAAGATTTCACGGAGTCGCTGGTTCTTGCCGAGATTTATGCAAAGGCGCTCGAAGACAACGGATTTTCGGTGAAGAGAGAATTTAACATCAGCGGGCAAGGGCCCCACGAGGCGCTGCTGAAAGGCAGCATTGATTTATATCCGGAATATACCGGAACGGCGTTAACGGTTATTTTGAAGGAACCGGCATTGTTTGACGCCAAGGAAGTGTACGACAAGGTTGCCGCCGAGTACAAAGACAAGTTCAAGCTCGACCTGCTCGATCAGGCCAATATCAATGACTCGCAAGGTCTGGTTATCACCAAGAAAGCTTCAGATCAATACGGCATCAAGACGATTTCCGATCTGCAGAAGAATGCGGACAAGATCAGATATGCCTCCAACGGTTCGTTTGATCAACGCGAGGATGGACTGATCGGCCTGAAAAAAGTATACGGAGAGTTCAACTTCAAATCCTCAAAGGTCTATGACGACGGCATCAAGTATCAGGTGCTTAAAAATGACGAGGCCGATCTGGCCGTAGCCTACACGACAGAGGGTTCGCTGGTTGATCCGCAATTCGTCGTGCTGGATGATGACAAACATCTGTGGCCTCCTTATTATGTAGCGCCGGTCGTCAGAGAGAACGTCATAAAGGATTCGCCGAAGGTGGCGACCATTCTGAATGCCGTGTCGGCGAAGCTTGACAACCCAACGATTATCAAGCTCAACGCCGCCGTCGATATCGACAAAAAAGAGTATGAAGAAGTCGCGGGCGACTATTTCGAGACCATCAAAGCCGATGTGAAAGCGGCAGCGGACAAATAA
- a CDS encoding ABC transporter ATP-binding protein: protein MSRIALEFKNIRKRFPHAEADSVSGVSLTVNEGDFVTILGTSGSGKTTLLKMVNRIYESTSGDICFYGENIKKLKVEDYRRKIGYVIQQIGLFPHMTVADNIATVPKILRWSKEKINARVDELLELVGLPGESYRKRYPSQLSGGQQQRIGLARAMAADPQVMLMDEPFGAIDAITRQNLQDELIRIQTKLNKTILFVTHDIHEAFKLGNKVIIMDQGKVQQFDTPYNILFHPANEFVAQLVASENIINRLKILKAETAVQPLTRDPDDSDIYIGKEEFLDSVLSKFFESGRKSIIVKDADGQPVGEIAWDQLNGLLQLQADRVQTGNPSRNGEKVNIHAPIHR from the coding sequence GTGAGCAGGATAGCGCTTGAATTTAAAAATATAAGAAAAAGGTTCCCCCATGCGGAGGCCGACTCCGTTTCCGGTGTCAGTCTTACCGTTAATGAGGGCGATTTTGTCACGATACTTGGAACGTCGGGCTCCGGGAAAACCACGCTGTTAAAAATGGTCAACCGGATCTATGAGAGCACTTCTGGCGATATCTGCTTCTATGGCGAAAATATTAAAAAGCTGAAGGTAGAGGACTACCGGAGAAAAATCGGCTATGTCATCCAGCAAATCGGGCTGTTCCCTCATATGACCGTGGCGGACAACATTGCTACCGTGCCCAAAATTCTTCGCTGGAGTAAGGAGAAAATCAATGCCCGCGTGGACGAGCTGCTGGAACTGGTTGGATTGCCGGGCGAGAGCTACAGGAAGAGGTATCCTTCACAGTTATCCGGCGGGCAGCAGCAGAGAATCGGGCTGGCGCGGGCCATGGCTGCCGATCCTCAGGTCATGCTGATGGATGAGCCGTTCGGCGCGATTGATGCGATCACGAGACAGAATTTGCAGGATGAACTGATCCGCATTCAGACAAAGCTGAACAAAACGATACTTTTTGTCACCCATGACATTCATGAAGCCTTTAAGCTCGGCAACAAAGTCATCATTATGGATCAGGGGAAAGTCCAGCAGTTTGACACGCCGTACAATATTCTTTTTCATCCTGCCAATGAATTTGTGGCGCAATTGGTAGCTTCCGAGAATATCATCAACCGGCTCAAGATTCTGAAAGCAGAAACCGCTGTGCAGCCCTTAACAAGGGACCCGGATGATTCGGATATTTATATCGGCAAGGAAGAGTTTCTCGACAGTGTGCTGTCCAAGTTTTTTGAAAGCGGCAGGAAGTCTATCATTGTGAAGGATGCGGACGGTCAGCCAGTTGGTGAAATCGCGTGGGATCAGTTGAACGGGCTGCTGCAATTACAAGCCGACAGGGTGCAGACGGGCAACCCAAGCCGAAACGGTGAGAAGGTGAACATTCATGCTCCAATCCATCGCTGA
- a CDS encoding ABC transporter permease: protein MLQSIADFLAYFVKYGDKMLEMTLEHLQIVTLVLLISILIAMPLSLALYRSHKLATIVLAVLGALYAIPSLAFFAILIPLLGLGIPTAVTVLVVYTQFILVRNILAGFRSVDPFLLEAGRGMGLSASQLFFKVQLPLAMPALLGGLRLAVISAIGMATIAAMIGAGGLGTLLFDGLRMNFAYKIIWGTILAFALSLIANRILLFFEKRAMKRARGEQYLPKTEAA from the coding sequence ATGCTCCAATCCATCGCTGATTTTCTGGCCTACTTCGTCAAATATGGTGACAAAATGCTCGAGATGACGCTTGAGCACCTGCAAATCGTTACGCTTGTGCTGCTTATTTCAATCCTGATCGCCATGCCGCTCAGCCTTGCTCTCTATCGTTCGCACAAGCTGGCAACGATTGTACTGGCTGTGCTGGGAGCGCTGTACGCCATTCCGAGCCTGGCCTTCTTTGCGATCCTGATCCCGCTTCTCGGGCTCGGCATTCCAACAGCCGTTACCGTGCTGGTCGTCTATACCCAATTTATTTTGGTGAGAAATATTCTCGCAGGTTTCAGATCGGTCGATCCGTTCTTGCTGGAAGCGGGGCGAGGGATGGGGCTCAGCGCTTCGCAGCTATTCTTCAAAGTGCAGCTGCCGCTTGCCATGCCTGCCTTGCTCGGCGGCCTCAGGCTGGCGGTCATTTCCGCTATCGGGATGGCGACCATCGCGGCCATGATTGGAGCGGGAGGTCTGGGTACGCTGCTGTTTGACGGTCTCCGCATGAATTTTGCATACAAGATCATATGGGGAACGATTCTGGCCTTTGCGCTGTCACTGATTGCCAACCGGATTCTTCTGTTCTTTGAAAAACGGGCGATGAAACGGGCGCGCGGCGAACAGTATTTGCCAAAAACGGAGGCGGCGTAA
- a CDS encoding nucleoside hydrolase translates to MNKIPLIMDVDTGTDDAIAIICALMSTEVLDIKAFTAVAGNVGVDLTSSNTLNIVDYLGFDIPVAVGAAQPLAKELHTAISHGRAGLGDVTVPKSNRSFYGKNAADTIYEHAAAMEGELEIVAVGPLTNIAEAILRYPDIVRLIKRITIMGGALRGGNMTPASEFNLYVDPDAGKIVFESGIPLVMVGLDVTLKPQLPLAVVETVKRLDNKFAGLAARIFDFMLRRCEQFGFDPPNVHDAIALASLVVPGLVTLNRYAMTVETEGTVTRGMTVADFNNVTGKEPNVSVAVDIDCNRFWDWMTGKFLSAERD, encoded by the coding sequence ATGAACAAAATTCCTTTAATCATGGATGTCGATACCGGCACGGACGATGCCATTGCCATTATCTGCGCGCTGATGAGCACGGAGGTGCTGGATATCAAAGCATTCACCGCCGTCGCCGGAAATGTTGGAGTCGATCTTACGAGCAGCAATACTCTTAATATTGTGGATTATCTTGGCTTTGACATTCCTGTTGCGGTCGGAGCGGCGCAGCCGCTTGCCAAGGAGCTGCATACCGCGATCAGTCATGGCCGGGCCGGACTCGGGGATGTGACTGTGCCGAAGTCGAACCGGTCATTTTACGGAAAGAATGCGGCTGACACGATCTATGAGCATGCCGCTGCCATGGAAGGCGAGCTTGAAATTGTGGCCGTCGGCCCGCTAACCAATATTGCCGAGGCCATCCTTCGCTACCCGGATATTGTCCGCTTAATTAAACGGATTACGATAATGGGCGGCGCGCTCCGGGGCGGCAACATGACCCCGGCTTCCGAGTTTAATCTGTATGTCGATCCGGACGCCGGGAAAATCGTGTTCGAGTCCGGCATTCCTCTGGTGATGGTCGGGCTGGATGTGACGTTGAAGCCGCAGCTTCCGCTTGCGGTTGTGGAAACTGTCAAGCGGCTGGACAACAAATTTGCCGGCCTGGCGGCCCGGATTTTCGACTTTATGCTGCGCCGCTGCGAGCAGTTCGGCTTTGATCCGCCGAATGTCCATGATGCCATCGCTTTGGCCAGCCTGGTCGTTCCCGGGCTCGTTACGCTGAACCGGTATGCGATGACGGTCGAGACCGAAGGAACGGTAACCCGCGGCATGACTGTCGCGGACTTCAACAATGTTACGGGGAAAGAACCGAATGTGAGCGTTGCGGTTGATATCGACTGCAATCGGTTCTGGGACTGGATGACAGGCAAATTTTTAAGCGCGGAGAGAGATTGA